Proteins from one Fragaria vesca subsp. vesca linkage group LG6, FraVesHawaii_1.0, whole genome shotgun sequence genomic window:
- the LOC101314683 gene encoding glutamate receptor 2.8-like: protein MTKEVIRVPVGVVLNLNSPVGAMAENCMAMALDDFYTKQAHYQTRLSLLTRDSKNDVVSAALEENVTAIIGPQSSAEAKFVIELGRTKHVPIICFSATSPSLSPSHNPFFIRTAFNDYAQVKAIAAIVGAYGWLEVVLIYEDTEYGNSLVPYLVDAFQQVGARVPKRSVIPLHSNDTEILKELDHLKSTRARIFAVHMTPSLGSRFFFLARQARMMTRGYGWIVTEGLSTLLDPVGSKAMQSMEGILGVRPYIPMSKEVEDFVLRMKRFRFRNPSKISGVNLFGLWAYDTVWALAMAVEKVGIANYSFTMQNVNTSKVDLTSLGTGNMGQHLLEAILDSKFESLISGNFRLVKGELEAETFGVFNVIGEKERIIGYWNQKKGLTRKLNGAAQDGRKTLKTPIWPGYTTKTPPTKKLRIGVPVKHGFNEFLKVDEKNKISGFSYDIFIAVEKQLPFPIRYEFSTFDGTYDDLLCQIHLQKYDAVVGDTTIVADRSLYVDFTLPYSESGVSMIVLTEDIERNNIWIFLKPLSWDLWLTTGVAFIVTGVVIWALEHRENTEFRGPPQQQLGMIFWFSFSTLVFAHREKVVNNWSRFVLIIWVFVVLILTQSYSASLASMLTVQKLRPAFTDIKEIQSKGYKVGYQNGSFIKGFLIKHLKFNETKLVPLETIQDYQDALSKGNKTGRVAAILDEVPYLKLFLNRTSCSKYTMVGPTYKTDGFGFAFPLGSSLVSYMSRAILNVTQDETLMDEIQSKSFDYQPACADQRAKIASEGPSLGISSFGGLFIIAGVASMVALLMHMYHFLCSHWPAFRTICSSESTFWAKSVEMAKHFDNKDLTSHQFKRRDSRVHATDIPDDEGLAAAPDANDMQNNSSRTHETVENDLDINENENLSSGSGRRDSSMPVLHSS, encoded by the exons AAAATGTGACTGCCATTATCGGACCTCAAAGTTCAGCAGAAGCAAAGTTTGTGATAGAGCTAGGCAGAACGAAGCATGTTCCCATAATTTGCTTTTCTGCCACGAGTCCATCCCTTTCTCCATCCCATAACCCATTTTTCATTCGGACGGCTTTCAATGACTATGCTCAAGTAAAAGCCATAGCTGCCATTGTTGGAGCTTATGGTTGGTTGGAAGTTGTTCTCATCTATGAAGACACGGAGTACGGAAACAGCTTAGTTCCATATTTGGTAGATGCTTTCCAACAAGTTGGCGCTCGAGTACCTAAAAGAAGTGTCATTCCTCTTCATTCTAATGACACAGAAATTCTAAAGGAGCTTGACCACTTGAAATCAACTCGAGCAAGAATATTTGCGGTGCATATGACTCCTTCCCTAGGATCCAGATTCTTCTTCTTAGCAAGGCAGGCAAGGATGATGACCAGAGGGTATGGATGGATTGTTACAGAAGGGTTGTCGACTTTATTAGATCCTGTGGGTTCAAAAGCCATGCAGTCGATGGAAGGTATACTGGGAGTAAGGCCATATATACCAATGTCAAAAGAAGTTGAAGACTTTGTGTTGAGAATGAAAAGATTCAGGTTCAGAAATCCGAGCAAGATTAGTGGTGTAAACCTCTTTGGATTGTGGGCATATGATACAGTTTGGGCACTAGCAATGGCAGTGGAGAAAGTTGGAATAGCAAATTATAGTTTTACGATGCAAAATGTTAACACAAGCAAAGTTGATCTTACAAGTTTGGGAACTGGTAACATGGGTCAACATCTTCTTGAAGCTATCCTAGATTCAAAATTTGAAAGCCTCATCAGTGGGAATTTTCGGTTGGTTAAGGGAGAGTTGGAAGCTGAAACCTTTGGGGTATTTAATGTGATTGGTGAAAAAGAAAGAATAATTGGATATTGGAACCAAAAGAAAGGACTTACCCGAAAGCTGAATGGAGCAGCACAGGATGGAAGGAAGACACTCAAGACACCAATTTGGCCCGGGTACACTACAAAAACACCTCCAACAAAGAAATTGAGAATTGGAGTTCCCGTGAAACATGGTTTTAATGAATTCTTAAAAGTCGACGAAAAGAACAAAATATCAGGATTCTCTTATGATATCTTCATTGCTGTAGAAAAACAACTGCCATTTCCCATTCGATATGAGTTTTCTACCTTTGATGGCACTTATGATGATCTTCTTTGTCAAATTCATCTTCAG AAATACGATGCTGTGGTGGGAGACACAACAATTGTAGCTGATCGCTCACTATATGTAGATTTTACGTTGCCCTATTCCGAATCAGGTGTTTCCATGATAGTTTTGACAGAAGATATTGAGAGGAATAATATTTGGATTTTCTTGAAGCCACTAAGCTGGGATCTTTGGTTGACTACCGGTGTAGCCTTCATAGTTACAGGAGTCGTGATATGGGCTCTTGAGCACCGGGAAAACACTGAGTTCAGAGGTCCTCCACAGCAACAACTTGGCATGATATTCTGGTTCTCCTTTTCAACCCTTGTCTTTGCACACA GAGAGAAAGTGGTGAACAACTGGTCAAGGTTTGTGCTGATTATATGGGTTTTTGTGGTACTGATCCTAACACAAAGTTACTCTGCAAGCTTAGCCTCCATGTTAACAGTACAGAAGTTGCGGCCAGCATTCACAGATATAAAAGAGATACAAAGCAAAGGTTACAAAGTAGGGTATCAAAATGGTTCCTTTATTAAAGGGTTTCTCATAAAACATCTAAAATTTAATGAGACCAAGTTGGTGCCTTTGGAAACCATTCAGGACTATCAGGACGCACTGTCTAAAGGAAATAAGACTGGTCGAGTTGCTGCCATTTTAGATGAAGTCCCTTACCTCAAGTTGTTCCTTAATAGGACGAGTTGTTCCAAGTACACCATGGTTGGACCAACCTACAAAACCGATGGATTTGGCTTT GCCTTCCCATTAGGGTCCTCTCTGGTATCCTACATGTCAAGGGCAATCTTGAATGTGACTCAAGATGAAACTCTAATGGATGAAATTCAGTCCAAGTCTTTTGATTACCAACCTGCCTGTGCGGATCAACGTGCCAAAATTGCTTCAGAAGGTCCAAGTCTTGGCATCTCCAGCTTCGGGGGCCTCTTCATCATCGCAGGTGTGGCCTCAATGGTTGCTCTTTTGATGCACATGTATCACTTCCTTTGCTCTCACTGGCCAGCGTTTCGCACAATTTGTTCTTCTGAGAGCACATTTTGGGCCAAATCGGTTGAAATGGCAAAGCATTTTGACAATAAAGATCTCACTTCACATCAGTTTAAGCGAAGAGACTCAAGGGTACACGCTACGGATATTCCTGATGATGAAGGTCTAGCAGCTGCACCGGATGCTAATGATATGCAGAACAATTCATCAAGAACTCACGAAACAGTGGAGAACGATCTTGACATTAATGAAAATGAAAATCTTTCTTCAGGGTCAGGGCGTAGGGATTCATCTATGCCTGTACTTCACTCATCATAA